The following is a genomic window from Nitrosomonas communis.
AAAAGCCCATTATAGTCCAATTGGTTCCATAAAGTACCTTTGTGTTTCCTTATCGGTTTTCCTGCTGACAATGAGGCTTACCCGGTTATACTGCGGGCTTCTCAACTCACAGGAGCATTTTAAGCATGTTCAAGTCAGAACTGATTGACCAAATCGCCGCCCAGGCAGAGATATCCAAAGCCACCGCAGCCAAGGCATTGAATGCCATGATCGACAGCGTAGTCGCAACGGTGGCCAAGGGTGACACCGTTGTCCTGCCAGGATTTGGCACATTCAAATCGACCAAGCGCGCAGCGCGCACCGGCCGGCATCCGCAGACAGGTGAAGCATTGAAAATCGCTGCCAGCACAGTGCCAAAATTCACAGCGGGAACCATTTTCAAGAAAGAAGTAGCTACAACGAAGAAAAAGAAAAAGAAATAAATTTGATTTAAATAAGGATAAACAGAGATCGGCAAATGCCGCTCTTCTGATAGAACTCGACCTGGAGTATGTGAATGTGATTGTCCATCATTAACAGGCAGGACTGGATAGGAAAGCAAGCCACCCGTGGACCGGATGGCTTGTTATTCAGCTTTGCGAACTAGATCAGGCAGCTCGCAGTGCATTCAGTTCCTTGACCAACTCGTTCTTAGCTTCTAGCAGAGACATCGCTTTAAATTTCCAATAGCCTCCACGATCAATTGCTGAAATTTGCTGGTTCTTGATCGCTTGGTAGAAATAGCCAATATCCTGAATGAGAGCCGATTCTTGGCTTGCATCTACCAACTTAAACTCAGCATTTAGTTGTCGAATCAAGTGTTCAAGATTCAGTGCACC
Proteins encoded in this region:
- a CDS encoding HU family DNA-binding protein — translated: MFKSELIDQIAAQAEISKATAAKALNAMIDSVVATVAKGDTVVLPGFGTFKSTKRAARTGRHPQTGEALKIAASTVPKFTAGTIFKKEVATTKKKKKK